TTGGTACTTGTACTCTCCAGATCCCGCACTCAACGACCTGGCGACAGCAATTCAGTTTGATACAAAAGTTGACAGAAAGCAAAGCGAGCCCGTTGATTTCCAGTCGCTTCTACTTTTTCACTTCTCCAGAAAAATTAATCAACATAAAAATTCTCTCTACCTAAAACTTTGTATTTGTATCTGTTTGTCAGTAGCATAGGATTATTTCAACATAAAAATTGGATTGTTAAAAATCTCAATGATTGGTAATTATAAGCTACACGTCGGTAAGAGGCGCAGAAGAGGAATCCACAACGTGCATCAACAGATCATCGCGCTCCCATGCCATTGCTATCACCCAGTGGCAATTCATCATCACAGTTGTTCGTGCTAAAGAAAGCAGGCAACACAGCTTCAGCAAGGCAGAACCGCCATTTATTCATTCAGCCTGATCACAATCCATGTATTTCTACTGTCACTTCTCAGAATCAACTAAAAGGTACTGTGATTGTACAGAATCATCCGTCATGGGAACCgcggatcccccccccccccccctctctcaccCTCGCAAAATCTGGCGTTTGAGCTGTCAAACATGTTAGTGGCGCCAGGttttccctctcctctcccatgCTCACAGCCGCAAGCATCCCAGAGCGTTGGGTTTTACAGCTCGTCCTTCACGGGTTCGGAGGCCGGGGCTGCCTCCGCTGCCTTCTTGGACGCCGGGGTCGTGCCGGACGtctccttgttcttcttgatgaagtcgatgatcTCATCAGCCGTCCTGCCAGCATCGTAGGAGGTGACCTTCCCGCCGGGGGTCACGAAGTACATGGTTGGGTAGCCCTGGACGTCAAACTCGCTGGGCACGTCGTTCACAGTGGCATCCTGGAAACAGGATTGAGTTTAACACTTGTTCAATTTTGTAGCAGGAATTCTTGGAGAACAGTGGTCTAGATGCATCAGGAAGAAACATACCATCTTAGCAATCACAACTTCCTCATCACTTTGAAGTGTGGTGGCTGCCTCCTCCAAGATGGGCGCCAACTTCTTGCAGTGTCCACACCAGGGGGCATAGAACTCGATAAGAACTGCAACATAAATAGATATATCAAGGGGCTTTCAAGCTTATCATAGACCTTCATCACAGGGATAAAGACAAGAACTTCATGCTAAGCATATTTCTGTGCAAAGTATGCCTACCAGAAATAATCCCTAActgatgaaaaaaataaagattaaTCAGGATGCATACCATTTTTGCCAGACTTGAACACCACATCGTGCAGGCTGTCAGCCACAACAACCTTAACAGGCTCGTTGTTGACCTCTGGAATAGGCTCAGACTTCTTGAACGGTGACAACTTGCCATCCTACAAATAAAACGGATCAATGAGATCTAAAATCATATGAAATCAAACAAAATATCACAAGAGTGCATTAAAGTTCAAAGCAATACTTACAAAGTATTCCTTCAACCAAGAGACAATCTGGTCAGCCTCAATGTGATCCTTCAAGAACTTCTTGGAGTCACCATCCTGGATGAGGAtaaggggtgcctgctcctcttTCAGACCGAAGTACTGTCATTCCAACAAATTGAATGTTAGCATGAAGGGTTACAGTATTGATTGACAGCATCAGTCTGAGAAAAGGGGAAGTGAGAGCCAAACCTGGAAAGCACCCTGGGCAGCTTCAATGTCACCAATGAGGAACTTGATTTCCTTGTCCTTGAACTCCTCTGCAACAGCAGCATAAGCAGACTTGAAGGAGTCAAAAGGTCCAGTGGAGAAGTTCAAAAATAGCATAGCCTGCCAATCATTAGGAGTCACAGAAAAGTGAAATTAGTCAGTAATCAACAAATAAAACCCACTGTGCAACGCTGTAAACAGCCTTTTCCAATCAGTAAGCATTGTCAAGTCATAACTAAAAATAAAGCATAAATTGATTAAGCAGTTGAATATATTTGAAAAGTTCATTGATGGCACTAGATACTTCATATCCAACAAGAGCAATGAATGCTTCCAATATGCCCATGATAGATTCAATAAAGAACATCGGCACGCTAAAAGCTAACTGGATACAGACATGGTAGCTTGGGCTCAAACTGAGGACATATCCAGTAGTGATAGTAACTAATACCAAGATATGGTCAATCTAACCAACAATGTGCCGACAGAAGTAATACTGAAGGTAATTCGAGAACAAGTTTCATTTTCTTACCTTGGGGGCTGAGCTTTGGAAGAACTTCAAGAGGTATGGGTGGTTATCAGGGTTCTTGTCAAAAGTAACAATACGGGGGGTGCTGCTAGCATCAATAAACTTCTCCAGTGCAGCAACATCAAAATCCTGCACAATGTGGAAGCAATGTGACATTAGTGACAATTCACACATGATAGTAACACATATAGTATGTTTAATCATCTGCGTAGGATACATGAGTGCCACAAAAGATTATTGCAAATCATAATAGGAAATTAGGGGAAAACCTTGCTGTCAACAACAAGCTCATCAAATGGCTTCAACAGCCTAACCAATGGCCTCTCCACCGCAGCATCACCACGTGGGAGGTGGTTGGCGTGCAGAGTGTGGCCGAAGTCATAGTCAGACCTCAGCTTCTCAGCAACCTCCATGAAGTTTCTAAACTCAGTGCCACTGAATTCTGTGAAGACACCAACCTATACAGTTGCAACCTCAGTAATCAGCTCAAGAACATCAACTCGAGCAAACAAGTCATGATACGGATCATCACTAAATCAAAAACAGATCTGGACAAAACTGAATTAGGAGCTTACAATGTAGATCTTCTTGTCATCGATAAGGGATGCCGCATCTTCCGGTGACTTGATCTCCTTGGAAGCAGGGCCGACCTGCTTCTTCAGGTACTCAACGATGCCCTCAGCCTCCCTAGGTCCCTTGTACTCCTGAATGTTCTTGCCCTGGTTCCTGAAGATCTTGAGGGTCGGGAACCCTTGGACCTCGTACTTGGTAGCAAGCGGCCTGTTCTTGTCCTCATTCGCATCGACCTTAGCGAGAACAATCGGTGGGTCGTGCTTGCTGAGCGACTGTGCCGCCTTCTCATACTGAAACACCGCAGAAAACACAGCTTATCATATGAAACTGAAACTACCACTAAATAACCCTCCAGGTAAGTCGCCACAGGATCCAGAAGCATTACCTCTGGAGCGAGTGCCTTGCAGTGTCCACACCTGCAAATTAGATTCGACCACATTAGCTACTGCGACCAGAACAAATCAGCAGAGGTCATGGATGCCCAGCAGCAGCAATCACTCAAAAAAATATGGCATCAGTggagttgcaacttgcaagtgcGCCCCAGCAGAAAACACACGGAGGCAGCAGCACATCAGCAAGGTTGCAAGCGCGCGACCCATCACAAAAAGGCTCCCAAACGTCAAATAAACCCCACCAAACGCAGAAAACCCCGACCAAAACCCCTGATGCGTATTCCCCTATAAACCATCGACGGCCCGAATCAAATTAGAAATCCACGGAAACTATCTATCACTACTCATCCGAGTGTGGAACTGGAACTCCAACAAAACAAATCACGCGAAGCCAGCGACCAAATCGGCGCTGGCCGCGGCCCCAAACCCACGCATCACACCCAAAACCGGAGCCCCGAGCGCGCCACGAGGCTCCCCAGCTCGCGCATCTGAAcccccggacataaacccacCGCGGCGGAGCCCCCGATCCAGGCACGCTGGACCCTCGCGACCCCCCAGCGCGAGATCTACCCGCCGCGACCCCACGAGCGAACCGGGCGGGAGGCGGGAGGGCACAGGCACTCACCAGGGGGCGTAGAACTCGACGACCATGAAGGGGTGCTTGGCGACGGCCTCGTCGAAGGTGTCGACGTCGAGGGTGAGCACGgcctccccctccgccgccgccgccgcgggcgcctcctccgcccgcgccgacagcgcgagcgcgagcgcgagcagCAGC
This genomic interval from Panicum virgatum strain AP13 chromosome 8K, P.virgatum_v5, whole genome shotgun sequence contains the following:
- the LOC120643884 gene encoding protein disulfide-isomerase, whose protein sequence is MATRSPAAWIPLLLALALALSARAEEAPAAAAAEGEAVLTLDVDTFDEAVAKHPFMVVEFYAPWCGHCKALAPEYEKAAQSLSKHDPPIVLAKVDANEDKNRPLATKYEVQGFPTLKIFRNQGKNIQEYKGPREAEGIVEYLKKQVGPASKEIKSPEDAASLIDDKKIYIVGVFTEFSGTEFRNFMEVAEKLRSDYDFGHTLHANHLPRGDAAVERPLVRLLKPFDELVVDSKDFDVAALEKFIDASSTPRIVTFDKNPDNHPYLLKFFQSSAPKAMLFLNFSTGPFDSFKSAYAAVAEEFKDKEIKFLIGDIEAAQGAFQYFGLKEEQAPLILIQDGDSKKFLKDHIEADQIVSWLKEYFDGKLSPFKKSEPIPEVNNEPVKVVVADSLHDVVFKSGKNVLIEFYAPWCGHCKKLAPILEEAATTLQSDEEVVIAKMDATVNDVPSEFDVQGYPTMYFVTPGGKVTSYDAGRTADEIIDFIKKNKETSGTTPASKKAAEAAPASEPVKDEL